One Aegilops tauschii subsp. strangulata cultivar AL8/78 chromosome 7, Aet v6.0, whole genome shotgun sequence genomic window carries:
- the LOC120968337 gene encoding uncharacterized protein, giving the protein MHQPWASLLVHGTKRVEGRSWPSPVTGRLWIHAASKVPDPDTVAAMEDFYWEIYAVGGVHHIDFPQHYPVSCLLGCVEVVGCVRSEELVCWEDVPQS; this is encoded by the exons ATGCACCAGCCGTGGGCGTCGCTGCTGGTGCACGGCACCAAGCGCGTGGAGGGCCGCTCCTGGCCTTCGCCGGTCACCGGCCGCCTCTGGATCCACGCCGCCTCCAAGGTGCCCGACCCCGACACTGTCGCCGCCATGGAGGACTTCTACTGGGAGATCTACGCCGTCGGCGGGGTCCACCACATCGACTTCCCCCAGCACTACCCCGTCTCCTGCCTCCTCG GATGCGTCGAGGTGGTCGGCTGCGTCAGGTCCGAGGAGCTGGTCTGCTGGGAGGATGTGCCTCAATCA TAG